Part of the Mytilus galloprovincialis chromosome 14, xbMytGall1.hap1.1, whole genome shotgun sequence genome is shown below.
caaatgtacaTACGTAGTTTTTTACGTTATACAACCGtgacttttttcattaatatcccataattcatccactgtacaattttcgattgaacatttgtcaaaacagattcttaaatcatgaatgtaaatccaaggcaaacaaggtaaatgacgattaaaattccatgaataaATGAGTTATttttaggaagagactgttaaaaacggggaacgaagcaaCGTAAACCACGATGTTTATATATGCaatcttatataaatatttctccgatgagttggataacctttctagccacttcgatatttgtacatgtgacgtttgatcagtaaaaaatacagaaaatctgctattatatagcaaggatttgtatagtaagcaAATCCTTGTATATAGTAAAGTAATTGGAACTGATTCGTTTTCTTCTAAATTTTGAAGtacccttactgcagtgacgtcatttagaactgttctacagtcctgactgatttagtcagttctgctgacagttctacggttagaactgatttgggcagttctacctagaacagttttagacagttctaccctagaactgatcctgacagttctacctagaactgatcctgacaattctacctagaactgatttagtcagttctacctagaactgattctgacagttctacttaaaacagttctagggtagaactgttctaggacaggttagaacagttgtatgacagattattctgacagttctaatgagaggttagaagtgatctccactgcaTAAACAAGTATATAAGATGCAAAACAATCTTTAATTATACACCCacatttaacttttaaaagccataaaagataaaaacaatcgAAATCTACACACTTTACAAAACTGGTATGACCACTGTCTGATAAAATGTATTCGAGTGTTTAGTTTATTTCGCAAAAGTTCAAGCAGTTAgagcaaaacttaccgagtaaaaacattaaaagtgccaatgtctatctaccttgcacttttcagaaaattcagatcagataacaaAACttggtccagcaacatttataagcaatatAAGATTTTGACCCACACAGTTTCCATTCAGCACAAATATTCTAGTTACAATGAATAATTTTGAATGcgaaaataccagttgcagcctttagtttgtttatttattatatatgcaTATGAATAAAATCATGAAAGACAACAGGATCACCAGGGTGTCAAGTCCATTTCATCAGAAATAAATAATAACCATAGATCTAGAAatcgacagataatcatgacatttaaagaaaaatctcTCTTGTATTCAAAGTTTTGCAGTCTTCTTTTGCCTAAACAAATTGACTCACACAATGAATATATCACAATACCAATAAAGGAGGAAAGGGGGAGGGGTTGGTTGGGTCAGTGGATTGGTGGAGTGGTGTGTGGAGCTCAAACATACATGTTAAAgagtatgcggtatggactttgttcaTTAGTGAAGGCCATAAATCGCCAATAGTAGTTAAtttgtatgtcatttggtctttttgttcagagttgtcttattgacaatcataccacatcttctttttttatatgttaagcACTGTCAAGAGTTACCAAGACAAGTGgttgtcgatggttgctgtctgtcatatttgtattttgttaaatgGTTTTTGCTTGTTGTTGAAGTTCATactttgaattacaattgttcacaTCTTGTTCCATTCTAGTTGGATTTGTCAGGAATATTTGATAAGCAAGTCAAGGTCGTTTTGTTTTATCCAGTCGAAAACATTTATCTATACAGAAAGAAATTAGAGGTACCAGTAATTAAATTGTCCTACCTCGAAtatttttaaactgaaatataCCAGTCAAACCTTCACTGTCGTTATAAATGTCACTTTTAATACTTTAAGcaccttttaaaattgttttagttAACATATCATATTATGTAGTGAATCATCATTTCaagggcatttaatatcttaaataaaactattctaattatatatattttcatctgATATTGGACGGAAGATGTTGGCCTTTATGTTATATAAGTTACGATTATTTGTAAATGCTTATTTAACAGCCAATTGGATgcacaaaagtaaaaatatgaaTCACAGACCCGATTAAACACAATTATCTGtccaattttaatgattttgtaacatttgtctCAAATATGACCAGCTGTTTATCTAAAATCGCAGGCatcgtatcaggacccaccagcacaatgacaggacccaccagcacagtatcaggacatgaataaactgataaatgcaaaattttataaattgtacgagtttttcacaaaataatttggTCGTGTGGATTTGGGTATAGAGACTCCAGgagcatttttgtttattttttcagttgtagattttctgaaaatgagcatttttgtgttacgctcaCTGAACTAGTTTAGAGGGTCACATTTTTAATGATTTGCCAATGAACCCAtcagaaacaaaattaaaaaatcttaacTGTATCCTTCCATTCTTTATGAGAAAAAACGTCCAAAATCataattttcgtctttgtttacatattttcgaTAATCACCAGCACcggtcaggaccgaatcaccagcacagaacgttttctcgcaggacaaccttacccaccgtggaTTGACTCTCACTAATGACGACTTCATTATATATACTAAAAAGACTaacttatataaaaacaaaaacttacaaTGAACACCGCTCATTCCTAGAATTTGATATCTATATGTTTTTCGGGAGGGTTGATCCCAAAATTTAATATCAAAGAGACGAGTtatcatttcctattgttaattatcaattttgaaatggtgTCGTTCCCTTGTCAACATTTTATGGTGTCAATGTATCTCAACCTGCTCGTTTACAAATGTATGTAGCAACGTATTTGATTTACTTAGATAAATCTGTGTATCACTGACACACTATTATACAAGGGTGTTGCATATCACaacctattaaaaaaaaatactgaaatctaTCATCGGCACACGTACTTTATTCGTAAATTTAAATCAACGTATAGACATTTTTTATACGTTCAATTTTAAGGCTCGGTAAACATTATCACCGTACAATAAAGGTTGTGCTATTCTGTTGAAAATAAGTTTTCTTTAGCAATACTTGTAAATAGTATCTATGTATCTATCGAAGAATCAGCAAAGGTTTGAATTTAAACTATGTATCTGCCTGAATGATTTACCAGTGAAAACAAAATACCACATTAAATGCATTTGCTGACATAACAAACTAGTTGGGACAAATAAACACCGTACACGATGCCAAAGGAACAACACCGACCAAATAGGGGGAAATTACCAATAGGGATTaaaaaaatcatcccttttgtcaaatacatttttatagaGTTTCTGGTGAAATaggaaatatttgatttatttaaagttagttaaTCTGGGCAAACTATTCCGAGAATTCTTATTTATTGAATGAAAAGATCAAGACAAGGGTAAATGTTGTAAAATGTATCAATTAGATTGAACTTAAATCTTTACCGAGTTTGGCAATAACAGTAAATTTAAAGGAACAAGTCTGATATTACAGAGGCACAATTGGTGCCAATAGGTCCGAGTACAatgttatttcgtagtgcatttctttaagacaatcaatatagattaaaacaatctccCACATGCGCTTTTTCAATAATATTGTTACAGTGTGTTATACTATTTTGGggtaaaattataacaaaatcatagaaaacttcatcggctttaactcaaaatatggtCAATTTTTTGTTAAGGGGGTcatgaaatcttttgacagcttccaaagtactaacttttaatcttttttcagctggaccaaatcactacagTAACTTTACTTTAAAGTTCATGACTCATTTTTTATAGTGTAATTTGATCCCCTTACTTGaagcataaaacatgaagaaataaatttgaaaggggTGTAAAACAAATGGCAAGCAACACACTGTCCAAACTAAGAACTATACTCCTGGACAATGAAAATTTAGGGACAATAACTGTTTGCTTGAATAAATAGGAATACCTTTAACCTACCGACAAACTATCAAATtgtaccatcaaaagcacgttaTTTATTTGAAACATCGAAAGAATTGTGTAAAGTCAAAAAATGGATTATTCCAggttttttatggttttttatCCAAACTAACTGCTACATATCATTGAAATATGTCcccatatttgtttgtttattacaactaagaaaacaaatatcaacTGGGTTTGTGTTTTTTCTCGACTAAAAATAGCGTTTCCTATATTAGAATTGTTTCATTATCAGAGTCACAGTCTCAACGTTGAATTTgcttcaaatttcagaaatttcatCATTCAAAGCATTTTGTGTAATCTTTTTACACTAATATGATTATCCttataatatctttttttagGTAACGACAAGTTAAATATTTTAACGACATCAAGAAACTATGTCGTAAGATTTGAAGTGCATGACTTCAATAACGATACTGCTTACGCGGAATATCAATCATTTAAAGTCAACAATGAAGCTTCACAATACAGGGTTACATTTTCTGGATACACGGGCACTGCTGGTAAGTTTTAGTTTCTTGATACTGGTTAATATGGGTTTAAGGTACGTGAATATAAACTCAATATTTACTTCCGACGATTAATATGCAGAAAACACTAGTTTCAGCTGTTGTTAATCTGCTCACAGTATATCCGTTAATCGAGTATGTACATAATTTAAGTTTGGATGAAACGCTTCTgttgattggctgacagtgttttgtctcTCGGCTCACTGACATAGGTTTGTCCTGTGACCGTTACGTCATCAGCTTTTTTTCATGACTGACTCCAGCTTTAAATATAATTTGAAGTTAGATCATGAGAAATGACtgcaatatgttttctgtctaattgaaatgaattttgtaaacatgaaacaTGTTTTGTCTCCAAACgatcatcagtgacggtcgaataaaaatgttttaaaaagaacTGTTGGACAGATATATGTCCATCAATTAACTACATGATATTTATTTGCGTTAATTTTTAAGGTAATGCATTTGAAAAGAATAATGGAATGAAATTTACTACAAGAGATCGCGACAACGACCTTCACCAATATCATTGTGGGATGGGACAGCAAGGTGCTTGGTGGTACAGTTCATGCGGACTATCTAGTTTAAATGGCATTTACAAACCAGAGGGAAGCATAGATTCCAAGAGAATATATTGGAAAACTTGGAGACAACCTACATTAAAAGCAACCGAAATGAAAATAAGACCTATCAATTAGAAGATTCGAAAACCTTTTGCTTTTAATTTTGGTCTGCATAAACGTTGTGGCATTTATGAAATGAAGACATCGTGTTGCTTTATAAATATCTGTTAGTGTATTTTCTATTTTCGACTACTTCACTGAAAATAccgaaaacaaaaattattaagaTTCATCAATTAGAAAATCTAAAAATGATTCGCGTAGTCAGTTTTTATTTTGCCTGAAATTTATGGCTTTTATTCAATTTAGTAATTGGGTTGCTTTGTGAATATTTTACAGTGTGTTTTCAATGCTAATTAACTTTTACGATGTAAGGCCCTATCAGTGTAAAATATTGATATTATGAATTGATGAATACTATACTTTAGTTTCTATCAGaattaaaatcatacatgtatgtaaatgaTAGTTGTAAAAGTTATAAAGCTGActgcatttatatataaaacatgagCGTAAACTATGCaacaagaaaaaagaagaaacgtCATCACTATGCCTGGCTTGTGTCTACTCCATGGCACTGCCCGAAATGTTTTTTCTCTGATTTTGACTTCTGCAATATCCTTTATCAGTTGATATTAAAATTCTTCTGTTGTAGTGTTTAGTTGTTATTCCAAGGAGTTCTTTTGTTGTGGACTTTTTTGCTGCGTATATCTCGTGTTCATAAATACCATTTATTATCGCCGACCGATACCAACATCATTGCACAGAATGTATGGATAACATATAACAATTGTGTTCCTAAGTCTGATGCGTCCGATGTTTTTCTGGATCAACATTCATCAGGAATTCTCCGATAGTTGAAAGCCGCTGATGTAAAGAACAAAGAATTTTACCTGATGGAATTGAAATCTTAGtctatttataatttcaaaattctataaTCGGACGGTTTTAGAAATGTTTGTTATGAATCAATTAACAATCACATAAAATtataaagtcaactttgcctaagTGAGTTTGATACTTTATAATTGACATTTCATTACTGAGGTGTAAGCCGCAATATTGACTTTCTGAAATCCAGTAATGTTCAATTATTGCAAGAGAATCTAGAATGAAATAACATCTACCTCCAAAACTTCATTGTATAGAGATACTATTAAAAATTGAAGCTTACAAGAAATGAAATAATCTTCATCTTCAGATTTGTCGTCAAAGTTCATGACATTTCTCAGAATTTTCTGATAAGCTCGAATGCATTATTTCTATTTAGAATTCATGAGAATAGGAATAACAGTTattcatttggtttttttttctatctcaaTTTGCTTTATCAGCCTTATTTTATGCATCTGTATCGCGAATAAATTGATCAAAATAAAGTGTACGGCAACACGGTCTGTCAAATGTAAACCAAGGTAAAATTTGAAACGGACCAATCACTTTCAGGTATttgtagatatgcaaatcatataagatcAATACACAATATAAATTATTCGCTATTACACATCAAAGTATACACATATATCATCAAATGGGCCGCAAAGCAATGACAAAAACAACCTAATGAACGTCACATCAAAGTACACACCATTTAAACATATATCATCACACTGGACCGCAAAGCAATGACAAAAATAACCTCATGGACGTCGACAGACCCGTATTTACAATCCAAAGAAACGACACGATCGTGTAACTGATTCATTTCAATTAAGGAGACCACTTAAGAGAGAGCAAAAAGTTGTCTATTAAGACAGGTGGTCTTTAAAATACATGATAAATTTTTATGAAatgtacaaaagagggacgaaagataccagagggacagtcaaactcataaatcgaaaataaactgacaacaccgggctaaaaaaagaaaaagacaaacaatagtacacatgaaacaccagataaaactaaagaataagcaacacgaaccccgctaAAAACTGGGATTtttctcaggtgctccggagggtGAAGTAGATCCTAATCAACATTTGGTACCCGTCGTATTGCtgatgttataacaaatccggtaaatagtctaattcggttagTTACATTTAtgaagggaaggggattgtagtttcgacgtaaggaacatatccgatatcatctgtgtaATGGTTattcaactcgtgatggcgtccgtaaaattgacgTAGGGAGGATTTcatcttcaccatttggaactcttggtttaatagcttccttgtgagcagcaaccctctttcaagaaaTTCATGataaatacaagcacgggaatatcgtatcaattgggagatatataccccgtatgcaggtgctgctggaatgttgatacTAAGAAATGGAACGTTCACAATTGGAtcgctgaaatcatctcttttgtcgtaaagtttttttttcaaccaaccctcattgtcaattgtCAAATATGGGTAAGAAgttgacttaactgtatctgttgtatcctttatctctagttcgattggaaagttgcgttcaacatagtcaccacatTATAATTATaaagtgagagaacatcatcttttaagcgaaaagtaaaattaaaggatattgccaacttcttatctttcttcataagaagttcctgtatcaagtcagcctcataataataaagaaacaagtcgacaagaagaggggcacagtttgttcccattgaaatgccgacagtctgttgaaaaatacgtcctccgaacgtaacaaataagTTGTCAATCAAGACATCAAGCATCTTAAGCTTGATAATGTcagattcagaaaaaaatgtgtttgaatcagagtgatccatTACAAAGGTCTCCTGgccaggtttgactgtatatacatatttgttattcaattTACTAACGTATCGACAGTTTTTGTTCCTTGGAAATCTTTATAAATCATTCAACGACTAGTCGATCATGattatgttgtaactacaatccgtgcccttttcacgaatgtgacctaccgaataggACTGTTTACCGGGTATataataacacgagcaacacgacgggcgCCAGGAcctaaacatttgaaattaagGAGTGTCTAACCTACGTTCTAGTACAATAGTGATTATTTGTGAAATAGCAAACACAATTTCACAACCTTTAATTTCGAACGTGCAGGTGACATTTAATTATGAAATGCATCGACACGCTGAATCTTAAACGCAGTCAGGTGATTTTACACTGACAAGATATATCATTCATTTAATCATTTAACGTAAAcagtcaaatgacaaaaataccgatctccgaggaaaattcaaaacgaaaaaatccgaatcaaatggcaaaaatcaaaatttcaaacacattaaacgaaggataacaactgttatatctctgacttggtacatgcatttttctAGCGTAGAAAACgatggattaaaccttgttttata
Proteins encoded:
- the LOC143059098 gene encoding techylectin-5A-like; the protein is MVQQCCSTSYETASGRCILDTRAKPETETTDNSNIMVKIPDQSNLQPRDCSDLTPCTRSGVFEIYPDVTNKIDVYCDMDTNGGGWTIIQRRVDSSVDFYRYWSDYKNGFGSVSGNHWLGNDKLNILTTSRNYVVRFEVHDFNNDTAYAEYQSFKVNNEASQYRVTFSGYTGTAGNAFEKNNGMKFTTRDRDNDLHQYHCGMGQQGAWWYSSCGLSSLNGIYKPEGSIDSKRIYWKTWRQPTLKATEMKIRPIN